One window of the Acinonyx jubatus isolate Ajub_Pintada_27869175 chromosome A2, VMU_Ajub_asm_v1.0, whole genome shotgun sequence genome contains the following:
- the PTN gene encoding pleiotrophin isoform X2 gives MQSQQYLQQRRKLAAAFLAFIFILAAVDTAEAGKKEKPEKKVKKSDCGEWQWSVCVPTSGDCGLGTREGTRTGAECKQTMKTQRCKIPCNWKKQFGAECKYQFQAWGECDLNTALKTRTGSLKRALHNADCQKTVTISKPCGKLTKPKPQESKKKKKEGKKQEKMLD, from the exons ATGCAGTCCCAACAGTACCTGCAGCAGCGTCGAAAATTGGCAGCTGCCTTCCTGGCATTCATTTTCATTCTGGCAGCCGTGGACACGGCTGAAgcggggaagaaagagaaaccag aaaaaaaagtgaagaagtcTGACTGTGGAGAATGGCAGTGGAGTGTGTGCGTGCCCACCAGCGGGGACTGTGGGCTGGGCACCCGAGAGGGCACCCGGACTGGAGCTGAGTGTAAGCAAACCATGAAGACCCAGAGATGTAAGATCCCCTGCAACTGGAAAAAGCAATTTGGAG CGGAGTGCAAATACCAGTTCCAGGCCTGGGGAGAATGTGACCTGAATACCGCCTTGAAGACCAGGACCGGAAGTCTGAAGCGAGCCCTCCACAATGCGGACTGTCAGAAGACAGTCACTATCTCCAAGCCCTGTGGCAAGCTGACTAAGCCCAAACCTCAAG